Proteins encoded by one window of Funiculus sociatus GB2-C1:
- the folD gene encoding bifunctional methylenetetrahydrofolate dehydrogenase/methenyltetrahydrofolate cyclohydrolase FolD: MDAKTAQLLDGKALAEQIYTQLQQQIQQMQPTVGRAPGLAVLMVGDNPASAAYVQNKERACAKVGIASYGQHFPTETSFSELEKIIQALNQDDRVDGILVQLPLPDPLDAVALLHQINPDKDADGLHPLNLGRLVRSEPGLRSCTPAGVMRLLQEYKIDVKGKQAVVVGRSILVGKPLAMMFLEADATVTIAHSRSHDLPTITRNADILVAAVGRPGLITAEMVKPGAVVIDVGINRVTNDAGKSRLVGDVDFDSVQRVAQFITPVPGGVGAMTVAMLLQNTVWSYSQRQ; this comes from the coding sequence ATGGATGCCAAAACTGCCCAGTTGCTAGATGGTAAAGCTCTAGCCGAACAAATTTACACGCAACTACAACAGCAAATTCAGCAAATGCAGCCGACTGTGGGACGCGCTCCGGGATTAGCAGTGCTGATGGTTGGTGACAATCCAGCCAGTGCTGCTTATGTGCAGAATAAAGAGCGTGCTTGTGCCAAAGTGGGCATCGCCTCCTATGGGCAGCATTTCCCTACTGAAACCAGCTTTTCAGAACTAGAAAAAATAATCCAAGCCCTGAATCAAGATGACCGAGTTGATGGCATTTTAGTTCAGCTGCCCCTACCGGATCCTTTAGATGCTGTGGCGCTACTGCACCAAATTAATCCAGATAAAGACGCTGATGGACTGCACCCGCTAAATCTGGGACGACTGGTGCGCTCTGAACCGGGTTTACGCAGTTGTACGCCCGCAGGGGTGATGCGGCTGTTGCAAGAATACAAGATTGACGTAAAGGGGAAACAGGCTGTGGTGGTGGGGCGCAGCATCCTTGTAGGCAAGCCTTTGGCTATGATGTTCTTGGAAGCGGATGCCACTGTAACGATCGCGCATTCGCGATCGCACGATCTCCCAACCATTACCCGCAATGCTGATATTCTAGTGGCAGCAGTGGGAAGACCGGGATTAATTACCGCCGAGATGGTCAAACCCGGTGCTGTCGTGATAGATGTTGGCATCAATCGCGTCACCAACGATGCTGGAAAATCTCGCTTGGTGGGAGATGTTGACTTTGATTCTGTTCAAAGAGTCGCTCAGTTTATCACTCCAGTTCCTGGCG